A genome region from Manis pentadactyla isolate mManPen7 chromosome 5, mManPen7.hap1, whole genome shotgun sequence includes the following:
- the MMP24OS gene encoding protein MMP24OS — MGARLSGGQAAPEQPQPQPQPQPQAGVPEGPERPRPEPDPWGPLDDVRFLIACTSWY, encoded by the coding sequence ATGGGCGCTCGGCTGAGCGGCGGCCAGGCCGCCCCGGAGCAGCCGcaaccccaaccccaaccccaaccccaggCCGGGGTGCCCGAGGGCCCGGAGCGGCCCCGGCCCGAACCGGACCCTTGGGGGCCGCTGGACGACGTGCGTTTCCTCATCGCCTGCACCTCCTGGTACTGA